The following coding sequences lie in one Bacteroidota bacterium genomic window:
- a CDS encoding glycosyltransferase family 2 protein, producing MKIAAIVPAYNEEMAITSVVNDILQTAQSQNISIAVIVVNDCSKDTTSEIISKLNCIALNLPVNLGIGGAVQTGFKYAFENGFDYAIQIDGDGQHPASEIPKLISVILEKNVDVVIGSRFISKEGFQSSMARRMGINYFKWLNHFLVGVTINDSTSGFRLINSKTLEIVSNYYPDEYPEPEAIILYSLNKLKIGEVAVQMKERQGGVSSIGFAASVYYMFKVTLAIIYTFIRIKFKK from the coding sequence ATGAAGATAGCAGCAATCGTTCCGGCTTATAATGAAGAAATGGCAATTACATCTGTTGTAAATGATATTCTTCAAACTGCTCAATCCCAAAATATATCCATTGCCGTTATTGTTGTCAACGATTGTTCAAAAGATACGACCTCTGAAATTATTTCAAAATTAAATTGTATTGCTCTAAACTTGCCTGTTAATTTGGGCATTGGAGGTGCTGTACAGACAGGATTCAAATATGCCTTTGAAAACGGATTTGATTATGCTATTCAGATTGATGGAGATGGCCAGCATCCGGCTTCTGAGATTCCGAAATTGATTTCTGTTATTCTTGAAAAGAATGTGGATGTTGTGATTGGTTCACGTTTTATTTCTAAAGAAGGCTTTCAATCTTCAATGGCCAGAAGGATGGGAATTAATTATTTTAAGTGGTTGAATCATTTTTTGGTAGGTGTTACCATAAATGACAGTACTTCTGGTTTTAGACTCATCAATAGTAAAACGCTTGAAATTGTAAGTAACTATTACCCGGATGAATATCCGGAACCGGAAGCGATTATTTTATATTCATTAAATAAATTGAAAATTGGAGAAGTCGCTGTGCAGATGAAGGAACGGCAAGGCGGTGTTTCTTCCATTGGTTTTGCTGCCTCAGTTTATTATATGTTTAAAGTTACTTTGGCAATTATTTATACATTTATAAGGATAAAATTTAAAAAATAG
- a CDS encoding DUF2304 domain-containing protein — MEKIQIIAIAISILFLLYIVRLIIKGKLREEYSIVWIVCTIVLVLFSFWRKGLDVVSALIGIYSPPNLVFTAAIFVIFIYLLHLSVVVSKLQAQNKQLAQDIALLKGKMEQK, encoded by the coding sequence ATGGAAAAAATTCAAATCATCGCGATTGCAATCAGTATCTTGTTTTTATTATACATTGTTCGTCTTATCATCAAAGGAAAATTACGCGAAGAATATTCTATCGTTTGGATTGTTTGTACGATTGTGCTCGTGTTGTTTTCTTTTTGGAGAAAAGGTTTGGATGTGGTTTCTGCCTTAATAGGCATTTATTCACCACCGAACCTAGTTTTTACCGCAGCCATTTTCGTTATTTTCATTTATTTACTTCATCTAAGTGTTGTTGTTTCTAAGCTTCAAGCGCAAAATAAACAACTAGCGCAGGATATTGCGTTGTTGAAGGGAAAAATGGAGCAAAAGTAG
- a CDS encoding SDR family NAD(P)-dependent oxidoreductase: MIIITGITGGIGNFLFHQFSKSGEEIIGTYHLNKPEGEVFKNSIQLDITDFNQVEKFISSINAKNITLINCAGVSANAFAHKSSMAEWNNVINVNLIGTFQLIRATLPLMREQNFGRIINLSSIVSQTGVMGTSAYAASKAGINGMIKSIALENAQKGITINNINLGYFKVGMINTVPLEIQEKIKSKIASNEFGDPENIFSTIQYIRNTPYLNGACLDLNGGLV; encoded by the coding sequence ATGATAATCATTACAGGAATTACAGGAGGAATCGGAAATTTTTTGTTCCATCAATTTTCGAAATCGGGGGAAGAAATTATCGGCACCTATCATTTGAACAAACCGGAGGGTGAAGTTTTTAAAAATTCCATTCAATTGGACATTACAGATTTTAATCAAGTAGAAAAATTTATTTCATCCATCAATGCAAAAAACATCACACTTATCAATTGTGCGGGGGTGAGTGCAAATGCGTTTGCTCATAAATCAAGTATGGCAGAATGGAACAACGTTATTAATGTCAATCTGATTGGTACTTTTCAACTAATTCGAGCAACATTGCCTTTGATGCGAGAACAGAATTTTGGTCGCATTATTAATTTATCATCCATTGTTTCACAAACAGGAGTCATGGGAACAAGCGCCTACGCAGCATCTAAAGCCGGAATTAACGGCATGATAAAAAGCATTGCTTTGGAAAATGCACAAAAAGGAATTACCATCAACAACATTAATTTGGGTTATTTTAAAGTAGGAATGATTAATACTGTTCCTCTTGAAATTCAGGAAAAAATTAAATCAAAAATTGCATCCAATGAATTCGGTGATCCGGAGAATATATTTTCTACAATTCAGTACATTCGAAACACTCCTTATTTGAACGGAGCTTGTTTAGACTTGAATGGAGGATTGGTTTAG
- a CDS encoding polysaccharide deacetylase family protein, translating to MANTAKNIFLFSVDLEDVRLRMEDGLNYKPRVDLMVEHYLRFLNKYQSKATFFTVGDIPEHYPGLIKTILSEGHEIACHSNTHIPVTQQTKEAFKMDLLKNLENLNNAGAEKIVGYRAPIYSLTKDTEWAFEVLAELGFTYSSSVLPAKNPLFGWEGFGEVPRMMTEKLLEIPVSVRGARFLNVPFAGGVYFRVLPMPMIKKRI from the coding sequence ATGGCGAACACCGCTAAAAATATTTTTTTGTTTAGTGTCGATTTGGAAGACGTTCGTTTGCGAATGGAAGATGGATTAAACTATAAGCCTAGAGTTGATCTCATGGTTGAACACTATCTGCGCTTTTTAAATAAATACCAATCAAAAGCTACCTTTTTTACGGTTGGTGATATTCCTGAACATTACCCGGGTTTGATAAAAACAATTCTTTCTGAAGGACATGAGATTGCTTGCCATTCGAATACGCACATTCCTGTTACGCAGCAAACTAAAGAAGCTTTTAAGATGGATTTGTTGAAAAATCTAGAAAATCTAAACAACGCTGGTGCTGAAAAGATTGTTGGTTATCGTGCTCCTATTTACTCGCTTACTAAAGACACTGAATGGGCTTTTGAAGTATTGGCCGAGTTGGGTTTTACCTACTCCAGTTCAGTACTCCCGGCAAAGAATCCTTTGTTCGGATGGGAAGGATTCGGAGAAGTACCACGAATGATGACTGAAAAACTATTGGAGATTCCTGTAAGTGTTAGAGGCGCTCGTTTTTTGAATGTTCCATTTGCCGGTGGAGTTTATTTTAGAGTATTACCCATGCCAATGATTAAAAAAAGGATTTGA
- a CDS encoding NAD(P)-dependent oxidoreductase, whose translation MIKPSIIITGASGFIGEHLVHYFFENGWRVKAFVRTLPKEVVRDVEYVVYDLELMPDESVFDSVDYLVHCAYLRFDQNKNSDEINVSGTKKIVEVCRRKNIKPLFLSSFSAHKDAESHYGKTKLTCEKLFDLSKDVILKPGLVIGKKGLAAELINTINRSSILPLIGGGVQPVQTIHVDDLCLIVEYAFEREKVGLYHVAEPDAITMKVFYQEIAKQLDQKIRFIPFPLPLFYFICKMAEIIGLKLPVSSESVLGLKHLIKFETKRDLEKLEITLKNYSESIKAVLIE comes from the coding sequence ATGATTAAGCCTAGTATCATCATCACCGGAGCGAGTGGATTTATCGGAGAACATCTGGTGCATTATTTTTTTGAAAATGGCTGGAGAGTGAAAGCATTTGTGCGAACGCTTCCGAAAGAAGTGGTTAGGGATGTAGAATATGTTGTGTATGATTTGGAATTGATGCCGGATGAATCTGTTTTTGATTCAGTTGATTATTTAGTTCATTGCGCCTATCTCCGCTTTGATCAAAATAAAAATTCGGATGAAATAAATGTCTCCGGAACAAAAAAGATTGTAGAAGTTTGTCGCAGAAAAAATATTAAACCGTTATTTCTTTCATCCTTTTCGGCTCACAAGGATGCGGAATCACATTATGGTAAAACCAAATTGACGTGTGAGAAATTATTTGACTTATCAAAGGATGTGATTTTAAAACCGGGATTGGTTATTGGTAAAAAAGGATTGGCTGCCGAATTAATTAATACAATTAATCGATCCTCTATTCTCCCGCTGATTGGGGGAGGAGTGCAACCTGTTCAAACAATTCATGTGGATGATTTATGTTTGATTGTAGAGTATGCATTTGAAAGAGAAAAAGTAGGATTGTATCATGTTGCAGAGCCGGATGCTATTACGATGAAAGTCTTTTACCAGGAAATTGCGAAGCAACTGGATCAAAAAATTCGGTTTATTCCTTTTCCACTTCCGCTGTTCTATTTTATCTGTAAAATGGCTGAAATAATTGGGTTGAAACTTCCTGTTTCTTCAGAAAGTGTATTGGGCTTAAAACATTTGATTAAATTTGAGACAAAGCGTGATTTGGAAAAATTGGAAATCACTTTGAAAAACTATTCTGAAAGCATAAAAGCTGTATTGATAGAATGA
- a CDS encoding GNAT family N-acetyltransferase, giving the protein MSYEFSPVKTDDKAIKEIAGLLRFVFPEAKKYSEAFLKWQYKDNPDGTVVGYNAYQNGVLVAHYATIPMKAILFGKEERGVLSLNTATHPDHQGKKLFTSLAGLTYTLAAEKGFGFVAGVANANSTPGFINKLGFQLVGALEAKLGFGKISVSESDREVQFLKQWNKEMLDWKLKNPAIKYKIKDGLIYAPTDKTGIEAMLLETKAFSVKDNAINLGFRPITLWIGINAAINWSKAMYFNVPKRMRPSPLNFIFKDLTKLNRKLEYKKVIFNAFDFDAY; this is encoded by the coding sequence ATGAGCTACGAATTTTCACCTGTAAAGACGGATGATAAAGCAATCAAAGAAATTGCCGGATTGTTGCGTTTTGTTTTTCCGGAAGCAAAAAAATATTCAGAGGCATTTTTAAAATGGCAATACAAAGATAATCCGGATGGAACCGTTGTAGGCTATAATGCTTATCAAAATGGAGTTTTGGTTGCACATTATGCGACTATTCCTATGAAAGCAATATTGTTTGGCAAGGAAGAGAGAGGCGTACTTTCTCTAAATACTGCGACACATCCGGACCATCAAGGAAAGAAGTTGTTCACTTCTTTGGCAGGCCTTACTTATACCCTTGCGGCAGAGAAAGGATTTGGTTTTGTTGCTGGTGTTGCCAACGCTAACAGTACGCCTGGTTTTATAAATAAATTGGGCTTTCAGTTAGTAGGTGCTTTGGAAGCTAAACTTGGTTTTGGAAAAATTTCTGTTTCAGAAAGTGATAGAGAAGTGCAATTTTTGAAACAATGGAACAAAGAAATGCTCGATTGGAAGTTGAAAAATCCGGCAATCAAGTATAAAATAAAAGATGGTTTGATTTATGCACCAACGGATAAGACTGGAATAGAAGCAATGTTGCTGGAGACAAAAGCTTTTTCTGTAAAAGACAATGCTATTAATCTTGGTTTTCGTCCCATCACACTTTGGATTGGAATCAACGCAGCGATCAACTGGAGTAAAGCCATGTATTTTAATGTTCCTAAACGTATGCGGCCGTCTCCATTAAATTTTATCTTTAAAGATTTAACAAAACTGAATAGGAAATTGGAATACAAAAAAGTTATTTTTAACGCGTTTGACTTTGATGCTTACTAA
- a CDS encoding class I SAM-dependent methyltransferase — MSLFKKIRTWLQEPRLIGVDPDSEEMLQIHSKVLYEKPMMREVFAEFYDTCIDLDNKYFMQTHSKRVEIGAGVSFFKKLYPEIISTDIKKADNLDMVVDAQNMPFENNSVRAIYGINCFHHFPNPNLFFKELERVLDRGCGCVLIDPYYGTVAKRFYKKIFDTETFDMNQKEWVNESLGFMNGANQALSYIVFKRDKAKFEAMYPRLEIVIQKPLNNYMRYVLSGGLNFRQILPSFFSPVIKLFEFMFIPFNSIFALHHIIVIRKKH; from the coding sequence ATGAGTTTATTTAAAAAAATACGAACCTGGTTGCAAGAGCCTCGCTTGATTGGCGTTGATCCTGATAGTGAAGAAATGTTGCAGATTCATAGCAAGGTCTTGTACGAAAAGCCAATGATGCGTGAAGTTTTTGCTGAGTTTTATGATACATGTATCGACTTGGATAATAAATACTTTATGCAAACTCATTCTAAACGTGTTGAGATTGGTGCTGGTGTGAGTTTCTTTAAAAAATTGTATCCAGAGATTATTTCAACAGACATCAAGAAAGCTGATAATTTGGATATGGTGGTGGATGCTCAGAACATGCCTTTTGAAAATAACAGTGTACGAGCTATCTACGGCATCAATTGTTTTCATCATTTTCCAAATCCGAATTTATTTTTTAAGGAATTGGAAAGGGTGTTAGACAGAGGTTGTGGTTGTGTTTTGATTGATCCATATTATGGAACCGTTGCCAAACGTTTTTACAAAAAAATATTTGATACCGAGACGTTTGACATGAATCAAAAAGAGTGGGTAAACGAATCGCTTGGTTTTATGAATGGCGCAAATCAGGCACTTTCATACATCGTTTTTAAACGCGACAAAGCAAAGTTTGAAGCTATGTATCCACGGTTGGAAATTGTTATCCAGAAGCCGTTGAATAATTATATGCGTTATGTGTTGTCAGGCGGATTAAATTTCAGACAAATTCTTCCTTCTTTCTTCTCGCCAGTAATAAAGCTTTTTGAATTTATGTTTATTCCTTTTAATTCAATTTTTGCTTTACATCATATAATCGTCATTCGAAAAAAGCATTAA
- a CDS encoding tetratricopeptide repeat protein — MKQQRTFYILAVFSFLLLFGAYWNHFHNQFQFDDAHTIVNNNAIRSLKNIPSFFTDARTTSSLPANQIYRPGLTTLNAIDYWIGGHENPEPFNFHVSIFITYILLGIFLYFLFLKLFNNSFEHKWNNYFALFGATFYSLHAANAETVNYIIARSDLFSTLMIILSLLIYLYKPQWKNKLIYLIPVLIGFFVKEPTIMIAPLLFIYVILFVKDLPIPQWFTLKGIKEGIGTLYILLPLFVLAVILFIVSKAMASDTFVPGGGSRLEYILSQPFVIVHYFNNFLLPLNLSADTDWLPISNMADDRVIIGSIFILGMISVAIYSSTKRILYPIAFGISWFLLALLPTSLIPLSEVLNDHRTFFPYIGLVIAVAWTLGLIAIRFQESIETKGTIKFIFFALPIVLVSAHAYGTRQRNIVWSSGETLWADAVKKSPNNGRALMNYGLALMGKNDHAGALDCFERALKILPNYSYLYVNMGVLKSAMGKPVEAEANFKQAQYLNPGNPECYYFYSNWLRSQGRFKEALEQATQGLKVSPGHAGNQLLCNELMAMAANEDNQLQIAEQTAKEKPSVDNYIALSLVYYQKHNYEKCIEVAKEAIKLKADCIEAYNNICSAQNILGNYDEAIKAGEQALKIDPNYQLAKNNLADGLARKEKENMALELVKKEPSEANYMNLSLVYYNLGRFQKCADAAELAIKINPNSDSGYNNICSAYNMLELWDKAIEAGEKGLKINPNNQLLKNNLEVSKKGKAGN; from the coding sequence ATGAAGCAGCAACGTACGTTTTACATTTTGGCAGTATTCTCCTTTCTTCTGTTGTTTGGGGCTTACTGGAACCATTTTCATAACCAGTTCCAATTTGATGATGCACATACAATTGTAAACAATAACGCCATCCGAAGCCTCAAAAACATTCCTTCTTTTTTTACCGATGCCCGAACCACCAGCTCCTTGCCTGCCAATCAAATTTACCGTCCAGGGTTAACTACCCTTAATGCTATCGATTACTGGATTGGTGGACATGAAAATCCAGAGCCATTCAACTTTCATGTTTCTATCTTTATTACCTATATACTTCTAGGTATTTTTCTCTATTTTTTATTTCTAAAGTTATTCAACAATAGCTTTGAACATAAATGGAACAATTATTTTGCGTTGTTCGGTGCTACTTTTTATAGTTTACATGCAGCCAATGCCGAAACAGTCAATTATATAATTGCCCGTTCCGATTTATTTTCAACCTTAATGATTATTCTTTCATTGTTGATTTATCTTTACAAACCACAATGGAAAAACAAACTGATTTATTTGATTCCTGTATTGATTGGTTTTTTTGTAAAAGAGCCAACCATCATGATTGCACCGCTCCTATTTATTTATGTAATTCTATTTGTCAAAGATTTACCAATCCCCCAATGGTTTACCCTTAAAGGAATAAAAGAAGGAATTGGCACCTTGTACATCTTATTACCATTATTTGTATTGGCAGTGATTCTTTTTATCGTTTCTAAAGCAATGGCTTCCGACACGTTTGTTCCTGGAGGAGGTTCACGCTTGGAATATATTTTATCACAACCTTTTGTGATTGTGCATTACTTCAACAACTTTTTGTTACCACTTAATTTATCTGCAGACACCGATTGGTTGCCCATTTCCAATATGGCAGATGATAGAGTGATCATCGGAAGTATTTTTATTTTAGGAATGATTTCAGTTGCAATCTACTCCTCTACCAAACGGATTCTCTATCCCATTGCTTTCGGGATTTCATGGTTTCTATTGGCACTTCTTCCAACATCCCTAATTCCGTTATCAGAAGTATTGAACGACCATCGTACATTTTTTCCTTACATTGGATTGGTAATTGCAGTTGCTTGGACGTTGGGCCTAATCGCTATTCGTTTTCAAGAAAGTATTGAAACCAAAGGAACGATTAAATTTATCTTTTTTGCGTTACCGATAGTATTGGTTTCGGCACATGCGTATGGAACGCGACAACGAAATATCGTTTGGAGCTCCGGTGAAACATTGTGGGCTGATGCAGTAAAGAAAAGTCCAAATAATGGACGAGCACTTATGAACTATGGATTGGCATTGATGGGCAAAAATGATCACGCAGGAGCGTTGGATTGTTTTGAACGTGCATTAAAAATTTTACCAAACTACTCGTATTTATATGTTAACATGGGCGTTTTAAAAAGCGCTATGGGTAAGCCTGTTGAAGCAGAAGCCAATTTCAAACAAGCACAATATTTAAATCCGGGCAATCCCGAATGTTATTATTTTTATTCTAATTGGTTACGATCACAAGGGCGATTTAAAGAAGCGCTTGAACAAGCAACACAAGGGTTAAAAGTAAGTCCGGGGCATGCAGGAAACCAATTACTCTGCAACGAATTGATGGCAATGGCAGCAAACGAGGACAACCAATTGCAAATAGCAGAACAAACAGCAAAAGAAAAACCAAGTGTAGACAATTACATAGCGTTGAGTTTGGTCTATTACCAAAAACACAACTATGAAAAATGCATCGAAGTAGCAAAGGAAGCGATTAAACTAAAAGCTGATTGTATTGAAGCATACAATAACATTTGTTCTGCACAAAATATTTTAGGAAATTATGATGAAGCGATAAAAGCAGGTGAACAAGCATTAAAGATTGACCCCAACTATCAATTGGCAAAGAATAATTTGGCAGATGGGTTGGCCAGAAAAGAAAAAGAGAATATGGCACTGGAGCTTGTAAAAAAAGAACCATCGGAGGCCAACTACATGAACTTGAGTTTGGTGTATTATAATTTAGGGCGTTTTCAAAAATGTGCAGATGCAGCAGAATTGGCAATAAAAATAAATCCAAACTCTGACAGTGGATACAACAACATATGCTCCGCTTATAACATGTTGGAACTTTGGGATAAAGCGATTGAAGCCGGAGAAAAGGGATTAAAGATTAATCCAAACAACCAACTACTCAAAAACAATTTAGAAGTTTCTAAAAAAGGAAAAGCCGGGAATTAA
- the tatC gene encoding twin-arginine translocase subunit TatC, with protein sequence MALFGLFNKSGKNNGEMSFWGHIDALRGHLFRSAIVVVVIAVVLFCFPEFLFDTILFGPMEENFPTYRAFCKLGHFLNLGEDLCFGKATFHLQSIGLSDQFTSQMWIAFIGGLILGSPYVLWEVWRFIKPALKEKERKASTFFISSASFLFIIGTCFSYFVIAPLMINFLGNYKVSDKIENNFTMDSYISTVTTLTLCTGLIFELPILVYFLTRFGILNPEFMRKYRKHAVVVILIVAGIITPSPDVTSQLLVAFPLYFLYEASIFVSYFVVKRKEKIVD encoded by the coding sequence ATGGCACTATTCGGACTTTTTAATAAATCAGGTAAAAACAATGGCGAAATGTCTTTCTGGGGGCATATTGATGCCTTGCGTGGACATTTGTTCCGTTCTGCCATCGTTGTAGTTGTAATAGCGGTAGTGCTTTTTTGCTTTCCAGAGTTCCTATTTGACACAATACTTTTTGGTCCTATGGAAGAGAATTTTCCTACGTACCGTGCATTTTGCAAGTTAGGTCATTTTCTGAATTTGGGAGAGGATTTGTGTTTTGGAAAAGCAACCTTTCATCTTCAAAGTATTGGCTTGTCCGATCAATTCACCTCTCAGATGTGGATTGCTTTTATTGGAGGATTGATCCTTGGTTCTCCATATGTTCTTTGGGAAGTTTGGCGTTTCATTAAGCCCGCTTTAAAAGAGAAAGAACGAAAAGCATCAACATTTTTTATAAGTTCGGCATCTTTCCTTTTTATTATCGGCACATGTTTCAGCTATTTTGTTATAGCACCATTAATGATAAATTTTTTGGGAAATTATAAGGTAAGTGACAAAATCGAGAATAATTTTACCATGGATTCCTATATTTCTACGGTTACCACACTTACTCTCTGCACCGGTTTAATTTTCGAATTGCCAATTCTTGTTTATTTTTTAACGAGGTTTGGAATCCTTAACCCGGAATTCATGCGAAAATACCGCAAACATGCTGTTGTGGTGATCTTAATCGTTGCCGGAATAATCACCCCTTCCCCAGACGTAACCTCACAATTGCTGGTTGCATTTCCCTTGTATTTCTTGTACGAAGCGAGTATCTTTGTTTCTTACTTTGTAGTGAAAAGGAAAGAGAAAATAGTTGATTAG
- a CDS encoding carboxymuconolactone decarboxylase family protein, translating to MSSVKEFNDYRAKMNDKIMAADNIVLKRLFNLDTNTYAEGALPVKTKEMLGLVASMVLRCDDCIKYHLEKCKENNVSSEEVFEVFAVANIVGGTIVIPHTRRAVEFWEELHKV from the coding sequence ATGTCCTCAGTAAAAGAATTTAACGACTATCGCGCTAAAATGAATGATAAAATCATGGCAGCTGATAATATTGTTTTGAAACGATTGTTTAATCTGGATACGAACACCTATGCTGAAGGTGCATTGCCTGTAAAAACAAAAGAGATGCTCGGTTTGGTAGCTTCAATGGTTTTACGGTGCGATGATTGTATTAAGTACCATCTGGAAAAATGCAAAGAGAATAATGTTAGTAGCGAAGAAGTGTTTGAAGTATTTGCTGTTGCAAACATTGTTGGAGGAACAATTGTTATTCCTCATACGCGAAGAGCAGTCGAGTTTTGGGAAGAATTACATAAAGTATAG
- a CDS encoding carboxypeptidase-like regulatory domain-containing protein — MKPILKNTFLISTLLFLVLFSSSLVAQTTKVSGKIVDAITREPLPFVNIIFTGTTIGAASDIEGNYTLSTSTKS; from the coding sequence TTGAAACCTATTTTAAAAAATACCTTCTTAATTTCTACACTACTTTTTCTAGTGTTGTTTTCTTCTTCTTTGGTTGCTCAAACAACCAAAGTTAGCGGGAAAATTGTGGATGCAATTACTCGTGAACCCTTACCATTTGTAAACATCATATTTACCGGAACAACGATTGGAGCAGCTAGTGATATCGAAGGAAATTATACCTTATCAACTTCTACAAAAAGTTGA
- the lptB gene encoding LPS export ABC transporter ATP-binding protein, protein MILRTDNLVKKYKSRTVAKNVTVNVKQGEIVGLLGPNGAGKTTSFYMIVGMIKPNEGKIFLDDKDITDEPMYKRAQLGIGYLAQEASVFRKLSVEDNIRSILEMTKLSKEAQNLKLEELLNEFHLQHIRKNLGDRLSGGERRRTEIARCLAADPKFILLDEPFAGVDPIAVEDIQSIVAKLKKKNIGILITDHNVQETLQITDRAYLLFEGSILKAGTAEELASDEQVRRVYLGKNFELRGKKAENDNSLLDEVQDIID, encoded by the coding sequence ATGATTTTACGTACTGATAATCTGGTTAAGAAATACAAAAGCAGAACCGTTGCTAAAAACGTTACGGTGAATGTAAAACAAGGAGAAATTGTAGGTTTACTCGGACCGAATGGTGCCGGTAAAACAACTTCTTTCTATATGATTGTGGGGATGATAAAACCCAACGAGGGAAAAATATTTTTAGATGATAAAGATATTACGGATGAACCAATGTACAAGCGCGCACAATTGGGAATTGGCTACTTGGCGCAAGAAGCATCGGTTTTCAGAAAGTTAAGTGTAGAAGATAATATTCGTTCCATTTTGGAAATGACAAAGTTGAGCAAAGAAGCACAAAATCTGAAATTGGAAGAATTGTTAAACGAGTTTCATTTGCAACATATTCGTAAAAATTTGGGCGACCGCTTATCCGGTGGGGAAAGAAGAAGAACAGAAATTGCTCGTTGTTTGGCTGCAGATCCTAAATTTATTTTGTTGGATGAGCCATTTGCAGGAGTTGACCCGATTGCCGTTGAAGACATTCAAAGTATTGTAGCAAAACTGAAGAAAAAAAATATTGGTATTTTAATTACAGATCACAATGTGCAAGAAACGTTACAAATTACCGATCGAGCATATTTGCTTTTTGAAGGAAGTATCTTAAAGGCCGGAACGGCTGAAGAACTGGCGAGTGATGAGCAAGTAAGAAGAGTATATTTAGGAAAGAACTTTGAGCTAAGAGGAAAGAAAGCGGAGAATGACAATTCTTTGTTAGATGAGGTTCAAGATATTATAGATTAG
- the purS gene encoding phosphoribosylformylglycinamidine synthase subunit PurS, which translates to MKFRAEIDVMPLKALLDPQGKAVTGSMKNLGLPEIENVRIGKHITLEIEAASKEAATTKVDEACKKLLANQIMEFYEFELFEN; encoded by the coding sequence ATGAAATTTAGAGCAGAAATTGATGTGATGCCATTAAAAGCATTATTAGATCCACAAGGAAAAGCAGTAACAGGAAGTATGAAAAACTTAGGTCTTCCTGAAATTGAAAATGTAAGAATCGGGAAACACATCACTTTAGAAATCGAAGCAGCATCAAAAGAAGCAGCTACAACAAAAGTTGACGAAGCTTGTAAAAAATTATTAGCTAATCAAATCATGGAGTTTTATGAATTTGAATTGTTTGAGAATTAA
- a CDS encoding CDP-alcohol phosphatidyltransferase family protein codes for MNIKKHIPNAITCGNLFCGCLAIVAAFKGNLVMSAYLVGIAAVLDFFDGFVARLLKVGGELGKQLDSLADMVTFGVVPGMVMYHLIKESFHYQSTLSMAYSFIPSSYNSEYSQYEIYGIIGFVITIFSCLRLAKFNIDTRQTDSFIGVPTPANTILICSLPLILNQISPKEPFTLYPPLSALGPDVLSPEIESFLMWQSIIMNPYFLVGLTLLMSYLLVAELPLFALKFKNFGWADNKIRYSFLIISVILLILFQFIAIPFIIFLYIVLSIISNLTNKTKTIEH; via the coding sequence ATGAACATCAAAAAACATATCCCAAATGCGATTACTTGTGGCAACTTATTTTGTGGCTGCTTAGCAATTGTTGCTGCCTTCAAAGGAAACTTGGTTATGTCAGCTTATTTAGTTGGAATTGCAGCCGTATTAGACTTTTTCGATGGTTTTGTTGCTCGTTTATTAAAAGTAGGCGGAGAATTAGGGAAACAATTGGATTCATTGGCCGATATGGTAACGTTTGGTGTAGTTCCCGGAATGGTGATGTATCATCTTATCAAAGAATCATTTCATTATCAAAGTACCCTTTCAATGGCTTATAGCTTTATTCCTTCAAGCTATAATTCAGAGTATTCACAATATGAAATTTATGGGATAATTGGATTTGTAATTACCATATTCTCTTGCCTTCGTTTAGCAAAATTCAATATTGATACACGTCAAACGGATTCTTTTATTGGTGTCCCAACTCCAGCCAATACAATTCTTATATGCTCCCTTCCATTAATCCTTAATCAGATATCCCCCAAAGAACCCTTTACACTATACCCTCCATTATCAGCTTTAGGTCCAGATGTTTTAAGTCCCGAAATAGAGTCATTTCTTATGTGGCAGTCGATTATTATGAACCCTTATTTCCTTGTCGGATTGACACTGCTCATGTCCTACCTCCTTGTCGCTGAACTGCCTTTATTTGCTTTAAAGTTCAAAAACTTCGGATGGGCAGACAATAAGATTCGGTACTCATTTTTGATAATTTCTGTGATTTTGTTAATACTATTTCAGTTCATTGCAATCCCTTTTATTATATTTTTGTACATCGTTTTATCCATCATCAGCAATTTGACGAATAAAACCAAAACCATAGAACATTAA